Within Microvirgula aerodenitrificans DSM 15089, the genomic segment GGCAGCCGGGGTCTTACAGCTTGCCTGCCAGCTTGCGGTTGCGCAGCACGCACAGCAGGTCGACGGCGATATGCGCCGCCGAAATGGCGGTGATTTCGCTCTGGTCGAACGGCGGCGACACTTCAACCACGTCCATGCCGACCAGGTTGACGTCTTCCATGCCGCGGATGATCTGCAGCGCCTGCGCACTGCTCAGGCCGCCCGGAACCGGCGTGCCGGTGCCCGGTGCAAAGGCCGGGTCCAGGCAGTCGATGTCGAAGGTCAGATAGGTCGGATTGTCGCCGACGATGGCCTTGATCCGGCGCAGCACTTCGGCACAGCCGATTTCATGCACGGTCGGCGCGTCGAGCATCTGCATGCCCATGAAGTCGTCGTTCCAGGTGCGGATGCCGATCTGCACCGAGCGCGCCGGGTCGATCAGGCCTTCCCGGATCGCCTTGTAGAACATGGTGCCGTGATTCAGGCTGTCCGGCTCATCGTCCGGCCAGGTATCGCAATGCGCATCGAAGTGGATCAGCGACAGCGGCTTGCCGTATTTTTCCGCATGTGCGGTCAGCAGCGGGTAGGTGATGTAATGGTCGCCGCCAAAGGTCAGCATCTTCGCGCCGCTGTCGATAATGGTGCGCGCATGGTCGACGATGCTTTTCTTGATCGTCAGCGGATTGTGCGCATCGAACCAGCAGTCGCCGTAATCGATCACCGCCAGGTCATCGAACGGGTCGAAGCCCCACGGGAACGGTTTCAGTTCGGCCAGTTGCACCGACGCGGCACGCACCGCCGCCGGCCCGAGGCGGGCGCCGGGACGGAAAGTGGTCGCCAGATCCAGCGGCACGCCGCTGACGGCGACGTCGACACCGCGCAGGTCGCGCGTGTAGTTGCGGCGCATGAACGACAGCACGCCTGCGTAGGTATTTTCGATATTCGAGCCGTACAGGCCCTGACGGCGCATCGCGCCATCGCCAAGAATGTCAGTCATTCGGTAACTCCCGGTCCAGAGAGTACGCCGGCCACCGGGTCACGCAGGACCCTGATTCGCCAGCGATTCCCGTCCATCTTGCGCAGCCGACGGGTGAAGGCTGCCGCGCACCCCGCGCGGAAAACGGCGGAAGTGTGCCCGACCCCGGCCGGCGGGACAAGCGGCATGCGGACCGGGCCATGACAGGAAAATATCTGCCGCCGGAGGGTACCCGCTCATAGAAAAAATAAATCGCCATTTGCTTTCGCT encodes:
- the speB gene encoding agmatinase, translating into MTDILGDGAMRRQGLYGSNIENTYAGVLSFMRRNYTRDLRGVDVAVSGVPLDLATTFRPGARLGPAAVRAASVQLAELKPFPWGFDPFDDLAVIDYGDCWFDAHNPLTIKKSIVDHARTIIDSGAKMLTFGGDHYITYPLLTAHAEKYGKPLSLIHFDAHCDTWPDDEPDSLNHGTMFYKAIREGLIDPARSVQIGIRTWNDDFMGMQMLDAPTVHEIGCAEVLRRIKAIVGDNPTYLTFDIDCLDPAFAPGTGTPVPGGLSSAQALQIIRGMEDVNLVGMDVVEVSPPFDQSEITAISAAHIAVDLLCVLRNRKLAGKL